The following is a genomic window from Chania multitudinisentens RB-25.
ACACCCCCTATTTAGCGTTGTTTGCCCAACCCGCGAGCAAATCGAAAACGCACGCTGGGTAAAACGTGGTTATTTACTGGCACAGCAGCTTTGCCCGGTGGCTCCACGGGACTTTGGCGCGATGGCTTACCACATGGAAAGCGTAGCTCATCTGCTTCTCAGTGGGGAATACTTGGGATACCTGCCGACGCATTTCGCTGCTCGCTGGGTTGAACAAGGCGTGATGAAACAATTAGGGGGGCCCACATTGACTTACCAGGCACAGTTAAGCCTGGTCACGCGCCCCAGCCGCCCCAAAGAACCGTTGGCAGCACTGTTAGAGGATTTGGCCGCTAGCGCAGCGCAGTATCACGATCAAGCCTGAATCCCGCACTCGGAATACTGGCCATCAACTAACCGGCATCCGCGCCGGATCGGGGTACTGATATTCAAATCCCAACTCTTTGCAGATACGGCTACCGTCCACCAAACGCCCTTCTTGTTCCTGTTCTTCGGCAAATTGCGGAGGTTGCAGTTGCAACTGTTCAGCCAATGCCGGGTAAAACTCCCGTTTGGCCGGATGGCTTGGTGCACAAAGATTGTAAACGTGCCTTCCTTTGGGCAATTTCAGTAATAACTGAATGGCTGCGATCACATCGTCCTGATGTACTAAGTTCACCCCTTGCGAACCGCCCTTCACTCCCACCTTGCCAGCCAGGAAACGGCCCGGATGACGATCCGTTCCGACCAGCCCGGCCAAGCGCAAAATGTCTACTGAGATATTCGGCAATTCATGCAGCCAGCGCTCCAGTTCCACCAGCACCCGCCCGGAATGCGTTACCGGTTTCAGCGGCGAATCTTCGCGGATCGTGCCAGTGCTATCGCCATACACCGATATTGAACTGGTAAAAATAATCTGCGGCACCCCAAACGCCATTGCGCTGTCCACCAACATCCGCACAGCATGAAAATAGCCTTCGCTGCCCTCCACGGTACGCCGGGCTGGCAGTGTGATCACCAACACATCAGCATGCAACAGTTGTTCCAGATCCTGAGCCTCACAAAGTAACTCAGGCGTCAACTCAAGCTGGTAGCACTCAATACCACTCATTCGTGCGGCTTCAACACCGTCCGGCGTGGTTTTGCTGCCAACCACGTCAAACCCGCGGCTCATTAACGATAAAGCCAGCGGCATCCCCAACCAGCCCAAACCAATAATGGCGACTTTTTTCATTAACATCTTCTCCTGAAGAGGGTAATGCTCGGTGATTAAAAACCTACTGGGATAGGCCCTAAGGCTACGCTACTCAGCATAGGGATACAATCAGCCAAAATAAAGGTTAGGTAAAGCTATAGCTGGCTAATAATCCAACCTGTTTCAATGAATTAACTTTATGATGATAAAAAAGAGTTGCGCAAGACCGCTCCAATCGTTTAGGTTAATCAGCAACTCAGCATCAGCTGTTTTATTTTAAAGAGAAAACACATGACTCGCGTTCAGTTCAACCACCATCATCACCATCACCCTGACTAGTCTTTCAGGCGATGTGTGCTGGAAGACGGTTAGAGAATCTTCCAGTGGCGCGTAGAACGTAACAAACGCAAGAGAAAGCCCTCGGAAGATATCTTCCGAGGGTTTTTTTTTGGCTTCGGGCAGACAGAAAAATAGTTTTCACCATTTACGGATTAAACAGAGGTTACCATGTTGGATAAAGCACGTTTACGGATAGCAATGCAGAAATCAGGCCGCCTGAGTGAAGACTCCCAAGAGCTGCTGGCCCGCTGCGGCATCAAAATCAACTTGCAACAGCAGCGCCTGATTGCCTTCGCCGAGAATATGCCGATTGATATCCTGCGCGTGCGTGATGACGATATCCCTGGGCTGGTGATGGATGGCGTAGTCGATCTGGGCATCATCGGTGAAAACGTGTTGGAAGAAGAGTTGCTCAACCGCCGTGCGCAAGGCGAAGATCCACGTTACTTCACGCTGCGCCGCCTGGATTTCGGCGGTTGCCGTCTGTCACTGGCCGCCCCATTGGGCAGTGAATATACCGGCCCGCAAAGCCTGCAAGACTCCCGCATTGCCACCTCTTATCCACACCTGTTAAAGCAATATCTCGATAAACAAGGCGTTCGTTTTAAATCCTGCCTGCTGAACGGCTCTGTAGAAGTCGCGCCGCGTGCTGGCCTGGCAGATGCCATTTGCGATCTGGTTTCCACCGGTGCCACGCTGGAAGCCAACGGCCTGCGCGAAGTTGAAGTGATTTATCGCTCCAAAGCCTGCCTGATCCAGCGCGATGGCGAGATGCCCGCCGCCAAACAGCAATTAATCGACCGCCTGATGACGCGTATTCAAGGGGTGATTCAGGCGCGCGAATCCAAATACATCATGTTGCACGCGCCAAGCGATCGTCTGGATGAAATCATCGCTCTGTTGCCAGGTGCCGAACGCCCAACCATCCTGCCACTGGCAGGCGCGCAGAACCGCGTAGCGATGCACATGGTGAGCAGCGAAACCCTGTTCTGGGAAACCATGGAAAAACTGAAAACCCTGGGTGCCAGCTCCATTCTGGTACTGCCCATTGAGAAGATGATGGAGTAACGCTATGCCGAACTTCAATACCGTCGTCAACTGGGCCGAATGTAGCGTGCAGCAGCGCACCGAACTGCTGATGCGCCCGGCTATCTCCGCTTCGGACAGCATCACTCGCACGGTTAGCGACATTCTTGACAATGTAAAAGCGAATGGCGATAACGCACTGCGTGAATACAGCACCAAGTTTGATAAAACGGCGGTGGGTGCTTTACGCGTCAGCGCCGAACAGATTGAACAGGCCTGCGCCCGTTTGGGCGACGCAATCAAACAGGCCATGGCGGTGGCCGTCGCCAATGTGGAAACCTTCCACAATGCGCAAAAACTGCCGCTGGTCGATGTTGAAACCCAGCCCGGTGTGCGCTGCCAACAGGTGACCCGCCCGATCGATTCCGTTGGCCTGTATATTCCCGGTGGCTCAGCCCCGCTGCTTTCTACGGTGCTGATGTTGGCAACGCCGGCACGCATCGCCGGTTGCCGCCGCGTGGTGCTGTGTTCACCACCACCGATTGCCGATGAGATCCTCTATGCCGCCAAGCTGTGCGGCGTGCAGGAAGTATTTCAGGTTGGTGGGGCTCAAGCGATTGCTGCGCTGGCATTCGGCACCGATTCGATACCACAGGTGGATAAAATCTTCGGGCCGGGCAATGCCTTTGTCACCGAAGCCAAGCGCCAGGTCAGCCAGCGGTTGGACGGTGCGACCATCGATATGCCGGCTGGCCCCTCCGAAGTGCTGGTGATTGCCGACAGCGGCGCAACTCCGGCATTTGTGGCATCTGATTTGCTATCGCAAGCCGAACATGGCCCGGATTCACAGGTGATCCTGCTGACGCCAGATACCACGATGGCACAAGTGGTGGCACAAGCCGTTGAACAGCAGTTAGCCGCATTGCCACGGGCAGAAACCGCACGCCAAGCGCTGGCCAGCAGCCGTTTGATTGTTGCCAAAGATTTGGCCGAATGCGTGGCTATCAGCAATCAATACGGCCCAGAACATTTGATTATTCAAACCCGCAACGCACGCGATCTGGTAGACAGCATTACCAGCGCCGGTTCCGTGTTTCTTGGTGACTGGTCGCCGGAGTCTGCCGGGGATTACGCTTCGGGTACCAACCATGTGCTGCCGACCTACGGTTATACCGCTACCTGTTCCAGTTTGGGATTGGCAGATTTCCAAAAGCGCATGACGGTGCAGGAACTGACGCCGCAAGGTTTTATGAATCTGGCCGCCACCATTGAAACACTAGCAGCAGCCGAGCAGTTGATCGCCCATAAAAACGCCGTGACCTTACGCGTCGCCGCCTTGCAGGAGCAAGCATGAGCATTGAACAATTAGCCCGTAAAAATGTGCGCGAGCTGACGCCCTACCAATCGGCGCGCCGTTTGGGTGGCCAGGGCGATGTGTGGCTGAATGCCAACGAATACCCGGTTGCCCCAGAATTCCAGTTGACCGCGCAAACCTTCAACCGCTACCCGGAATGCCAACCGGCGTTGGTGATTGAACGTTACGCCGCTTACGCCGGGGTGAACCAAGAGCAGGTGCTGGTCAGCCGTGGCGCAGATGAAGGCATCGAACTGCTGATCCGCGCGTTCTGTGAACCAGGCAAAGACGCCATTCTGTTCTGCCCACCAACTTACGGCATGTACGCCGTCAGCGCCGAGACATTTGGGGTTGAGCGCCGCACCGTGGCGGCCAAGGCCGACTGGCAGCTCGATCTGCCCGCCATCGCCGCCAACCTGGGCAACGTAAAACTGATCTACGCCTGTAGCCCCAATAACCCGACCGGCAACCTGCTTGATCCGAACGATCTGCGTGCGCTGCTGGAGATGGCCAAAGGCAAAGCTATCGTCGCGATCGATGAAGCCTATATCGAATTCTGCCCACAGGCCTCCGTGGCGGGTTGGTTGAGTGATTACCCGCATTTGGTGGTGTTACGCACGCTGTCAAAAGCCTTTGCACTGGCAGGCCTGCGCTGTGGTTTTACCTTGGCCAATGCCGAGGTGATCGCCCTGCTATTGAAAGTGATCGCCCCTTACCCACTCTCGACCCCAGTAGCCGATATCGCGGCGCAGGCGCTAAGCCCCGAAGGGCTCAATCTGATGCGCCAGCGCGTTGCGGAAATCAGCGCTAACCGCGCTTGGCTGCAACAGGCGCTGCAAGACTGTGCCTGCGTTGAACAGGTGTTCACCAGCGACAGCAACTACCTGCTGGCCCGCTGCACCGCCACCAGCAATGTGTTTAAAACGCTGTGGGATCAAGGTATTATCCTGCGAGATCAACATAAGCAGCCTGGTCTTTCCGGTTGTGTACGCATCACTATTGGCACCCGTGCTGAATGCCAACGCGTTGTGGATGCCCTCAAACCCCTGCCTGGTGCCAAGGAGACCCTGTGAGCCAGAAATTCCTTTTTATTGACCGTGACGGTACGCTGATTGCCGAACCACCAGAAGATTACCAGGTTGATCGTTTAGATAAGCTGGCGCTGGAGCCGGACGTGATCCCTTCCCTGCTGGCGTTGCAGCAGGCTGGT
Proteins encoded in this region:
- the hisL gene encoding his operon leader peptide, translating into MTRVQFNHHHHHHPD
- the hisG gene encoding ATP phosphoribosyltransferase, producing the protein MLDKARLRIAMQKSGRLSEDSQELLARCGIKINLQQQRLIAFAENMPIDILRVRDDDIPGLVMDGVVDLGIIGENVLEEELLNRRAQGEDPRYFTLRRLDFGGCRLSLAAPLGSEYTGPQSLQDSRIATSYPHLLKQYLDKQGVRFKSCLLNGSVEVAPRAGLADAICDLVSTGATLEANGLREVEVIYRSKACLIQRDGEMPAAKQQLIDRLMTRIQGVIQARESKYIMLHAPSDRLDEIIALLPGAERPTILPLAGAQNRVAMHMVSSETLFWETMEKLKTLGASSILVLPIEKMME
- a CDS encoding SDR family oxidoreductase, translated to MKKVAIIGLGWLGMPLALSLMSRGFDVVGSKTTPDGVEAARMSGIECYQLELTPELLCEAQDLEQLLHADVLVITLPARRTVEGSEGYFHAVRMLVDSAMAFGVPQIIFTSSISVYGDSTGTIREDSPLKPVTHSGRVLVELERWLHELPNISVDILRLAGLVGTDRHPGRFLAGKVGVKGGSQGVNLVHQDDVIAAIQLLLKLPKGRHVYNLCAPSHPAKREFYPALAEQLQLQPPQFAEEQEQEGRLVDGSRICKELGFEYQYPDPARMPVS
- the hisC gene encoding histidinol-phosphate transaminase, which gives rise to MSIEQLARKNVRELTPYQSARRLGGQGDVWLNANEYPVAPEFQLTAQTFNRYPECQPALVIERYAAYAGVNQEQVLVSRGADEGIELLIRAFCEPGKDAILFCPPTYGMYAVSAETFGVERRTVAAKADWQLDLPAIAANLGNVKLIYACSPNNPTGNLLDPNDLRALLEMAKGKAIVAIDEAYIEFCPQASVAGWLSDYPHLVVLRTLSKAFALAGLRCGFTLANAEVIALLLKVIAPYPLSTPVADIAAQALSPEGLNLMRQRVAEISANRAWLQQALQDCACVEQVFTSDSNYLLARCTATSNVFKTLWDQGIILRDQHKQPGLSGCVRITIGTRAECQRVVDALKPLPGAKETL
- the hisD gene encoding histidinol dehydrogenase, coding for MPNFNTVVNWAECSVQQRTELLMRPAISASDSITRTVSDILDNVKANGDNALREYSTKFDKTAVGALRVSAEQIEQACARLGDAIKQAMAVAVANVETFHNAQKLPLVDVETQPGVRCQQVTRPIDSVGLYIPGGSAPLLSTVLMLATPARIAGCRRVVLCSPPPIADEILYAAKLCGVQEVFQVGGAQAIAALAFGTDSIPQVDKIFGPGNAFVTEAKRQVSQRLDGATIDMPAGPSEVLVIADSGATPAFVASDLLSQAEHGPDSQVILLTPDTTMAQVVAQAVEQQLAALPRAETARQALASSRLIVAKDLAECVAISNQYGPEHLIIQTRNARDLVDSITSAGSVFLGDWSPESAGDYASGTNHVLPTYGYTATCSSLGLADFQKRMTVQELTPQGFMNLAATIETLAAAEQLIAHKNAVTLRVAALQEQA